In Papio anubis isolate 15944 chromosome 17, Panubis1.0, whole genome shotgun sequence, the following are encoded in one genomic region:
- the GRN gene encoding progranulin isoform X1: MWTLVSWVALTVGLVAGTWCPDGQFCPVACCLDPGGASYSCCSPLLDKSPTTLSRHLGGPCQAGAHCSAGHSCILTVSGTSRCCPFPEAVACGDGHHCCPRGFHCSADGQSCFQRSGNNSVGAVQCPDSQFECPDLSTCCVMVDGSWGCCPMPQASCCEDRVHCCPHGAFCDLVHTRCITPTGTHPLAKKIPAQRSNRAGASSSSVMCPDARSQCPDGSTCCELPSGKYGCCPMPNAICCSDHLHCCPQDTVCDLIQSKCLSKENTTMDLLTKLPAQTVGDVKCDMEVSCPDGYTCCRLQSGAWGCCPFTQAVCCEDHIHCCPAGFTCDTQKGTCEQGTHQVSWMEKTPAHLSLPDPQALKRDVPCDNVTSCPPSNTCCQLMSGEWGCCPVPEAVCCSDHQHCCPQGYTCVAEGRCQRGSEIVAGLEKMPARQASLSHPRDMGCDQHTSCPVGQTCCPSLGGGWACCQLPHAVCCEDRQHCCPAGYTCNVKARSCEKEVVSAQPATFLARSPHVGVQDVECGGGHFCHDNQTCCRDNRGGWACCPYRQGICCADRRHCCPAGFRCAARGAKCLRREALRWDALLRDPALRQLL; the protein is encoded by the exons ATGTGGACCCTGGTGAGCTGGGTGGCCTTAACAGTAGGGCTGGTGGCTGGAACATGGTGCCCAGATGGTCAGTTCTGCCCTGTGGCCTGCTGCCTGGACCCCGGAGGAGCCAGCTACAGCTGCTGCAGTCCCCTTCTG GACAAATCGCCCACAACACTGAGCAGGCATCTGGGCGGCCCCTGCCAGGCTGGTGCGCACTGCTCTGCTGGCCACTCCTGCATCCTCACCGTCTCAGGGACTTCCCGTTGCTGCCCCTTCCCAGAG GCCGTGGCGTGCGGGGATGGCCATCACTGCTGCCCACGGGGCTTCCACTGCAGTGCAGATGGGCAATCCTGCTTCCAAAGATCAG GTAACAACTCCGTGGGTGCCGTCCAGTGCCCTGATAGTCAGTTCGAATGCCCGGACCTCTCCACGTGCTGCGTTATGGTCGATGGCTCCTGGGGGTGCTGCCCCATGCCCCAG GCTTCCTGCTGTGAAGACAGGGTGCACTGCTGTCCGCATGGTGCCTTCTGCGACCTGGTTCACACCCGCTGCATCACACCCACGGGCACCCACCCACTGGCAAAGAAGATCCCTGCCCAGAGGAGTAACAGGGCag GGGCTTCGTCCAGCTCAGTCATGTGTCCGGATGCACGGTCCCAGTGCCCTGATGGTTCTACCTGCTGTGAGCTGCCCAGTGGGAAGTATGGCTGCTGCCCAATGCCCAAT GCCATCTGCTGCTCCGACCACCTGCACTGCTGCCCCCAAGACACTGTGTGTGACCTGATCCAGAGTAAGTGCCTCTCCAAGGAGAACACTACCATGGACCTCCTCACTAAGCTGCCTGCACAAACAG TGGGAGACGTGAAATGTGACATGGAGGTGAGCTGCCCAGATGGCTATACCTGCTGCCGTCTACAGTCGGGGGCCTGGGGCTGCTGCCCTTTTACCCAG GCTGTGTGCTGTGAGGACCATATACACTGCTGTCCCGCGGGGTTTACGTGTGACACGCAGAAGGGTACCTGTGAACAGGGAACTCACCAGGTGTCCTGGATGGAGAAGACCCCagctcacctcagcctgccagaCCCGCAAGCCTTGAAGAGAGATGTCCCCTGTGATAATGTCACCAGCTGTCCCCCCTCCAATACCTGCTGCCAACTCATGTCTGGAGAGTGGGGCTGCTGTCCAGTCCCAGAG GCTGTCTGCTGCTCGGACCACCAGCACTGCTGCCCCCAGGGCTACACGTGTGTAGCCGAGGGGCGTTGTCAGCGGGGAAGCGAGATCGTGGCTGGACTGGAGAAGATGCCTGCCCGCCAGGCTTCCTTATCCCACCCCAGAGACATGGGCTGCGACCAGCACACCAGCTGCCCAGTGGGGCAGACCTGCTGCCCAAGCCTGGGTGGGGGCTGGGCCTGCTGCCAGTTGCCCCAC GCTGTGTGCTGCGAGGATCGACAGCACTGCTGCCCGGCTGGCTACACCTGCAACGTGAAGGCCCGATCCTGCGAGAAGGAAGTGGTCTCTGCCCAGCCTGCCACCTTCCTGGCCCGTAGCCCTCACGTGGGTGTGCAGGACGTGGAGTGTGGGGGAGGGCACTTCTGCCATGATAACCAGACCTGCTGCCGAGACAACCGAGGGGGCTGGGCCTGCTGTCCCTACCGCCAG GGCATCTGTTGTGCTGATCGGCGCCACTGCTGTCCTGCTGGCTTCCGCTGCGCAGCCAGGGGCGCCAAGTGTTTGCGCAGGGAGGCCCTGCGCTGGGACGCCCTTTTGAGGGACCCAGCCTTGAGACAGCTGCTGTGA
- the GRN gene encoding progranulin isoform X2, translating to MVPRWSVLPCGLLPGPRRSQLQLLQSPSGQIAHNTEQASGRPLPGWCALLCWPLLHPHRLRDFPLLPLPRGNNSVGAVQCPDSQFECPDLSTCCVMVDGSWGCCPMPQASCCEDRVHCCPHGAFCDLVHTRCITPTGTHPLAKKIPAQRSNRAGASSSSVMCPDARSQCPDGSTCCELPSGKYGCCPMPNAICCSDHLHCCPQDTVCDLIQSKCLSKENTTMDLLTKLPAQTVGDVKCDMEVSCPDGYTCCRLQSGAWGCCPFTQAVCCEDHIHCCPAGFTCDTQKGTCEQGTHQVSWMEKTPAHLSLPDPQALKRDVPCDNVTSCPPSNTCCQLMSGEWGCCPVPEAVCCSDHQHCCPQGYTCVAEGRCQRGSEIVAGLEKMPARQASLSHPRDMGCDQHTSCPVGQTCCPSLGGGWACCQLPHAVCCEDRQHCCPAGYTCNVKARSCEKEVVSAQPATFLARSPHVGVQDVECGGGHFCHDNQTCCRDNRGGWACCPYRQGICCADRRHCCPAGFRCAARGAKCLRREALRWDALLRDPALRQLL from the exons ATGGTGCCCAGATGGTCAGTTCTGCCCTGTGGCCTGCTGCCTGGACCCCGGAGGAGCCAGCTACAGCTGCTGCAGTCCCCTTCTG GACAAATCGCCCACAACACTGAGCAGGCATCTGGGCGGCCCCTGCCAGGCTGGTGCGCACTGCTCTGCTGGCCACTCCTGCATCCTCACCGTCTCAGGGACTTCCCGTTGCTGCCCCTTCCCAGAG GTAACAACTCCGTGGGTGCCGTCCAGTGCCCTGATAGTCAGTTCGAATGCCCGGACCTCTCCACGTGCTGCGTTATGGTCGATGGCTCCTGGGGGTGCTGCCCCATGCCCCAG GCTTCCTGCTGTGAAGACAGGGTGCACTGCTGTCCGCATGGTGCCTTCTGCGACCTGGTTCACACCCGCTGCATCACACCCACGGGCACCCACCCACTGGCAAAGAAGATCCCTGCCCAGAGGAGTAACAGGGCag GGGCTTCGTCCAGCTCAGTCATGTGTCCGGATGCACGGTCCCAGTGCCCTGATGGTTCTACCTGCTGTGAGCTGCCCAGTGGGAAGTATGGCTGCTGCCCAATGCCCAAT GCCATCTGCTGCTCCGACCACCTGCACTGCTGCCCCCAAGACACTGTGTGTGACCTGATCCAGAGTAAGTGCCTCTCCAAGGAGAACACTACCATGGACCTCCTCACTAAGCTGCCTGCACAAACAG TGGGAGACGTGAAATGTGACATGGAGGTGAGCTGCCCAGATGGCTATACCTGCTGCCGTCTACAGTCGGGGGCCTGGGGCTGCTGCCCTTTTACCCAG GCTGTGTGCTGTGAGGACCATATACACTGCTGTCCCGCGGGGTTTACGTGTGACACGCAGAAGGGTACCTGTGAACAGGGAACTCACCAGGTGTCCTGGATGGAGAAGACCCCagctcacctcagcctgccagaCCCGCAAGCCTTGAAGAGAGATGTCCCCTGTGATAATGTCACCAGCTGTCCCCCCTCCAATACCTGCTGCCAACTCATGTCTGGAGAGTGGGGCTGCTGTCCAGTCCCAGAG GCTGTCTGCTGCTCGGACCACCAGCACTGCTGCCCCCAGGGCTACACGTGTGTAGCCGAGGGGCGTTGTCAGCGGGGAAGCGAGATCGTGGCTGGACTGGAGAAGATGCCTGCCCGCCAGGCTTCCTTATCCCACCCCAGAGACATGGGCTGCGACCAGCACACCAGCTGCCCAGTGGGGCAGACCTGCTGCCCAAGCCTGGGTGGGGGCTGGGCCTGCTGCCAGTTGCCCCAC GCTGTGTGCTGCGAGGATCGACAGCACTGCTGCCCGGCTGGCTACACCTGCAACGTGAAGGCCCGATCCTGCGAGAAGGAAGTGGTCTCTGCCCAGCCTGCCACCTTCCTGGCCCGTAGCCCTCACGTGGGTGTGCAGGACGTGGAGTGTGGGGGAGGGCACTTCTGCCATGATAACCAGACCTGCTGCCGAGACAACCGAGGGGGCTGGGCCTGCTGTCCCTACCGCCAG GGCATCTGTTGTGCTGATCGGCGCCACTGCTGTCCTGCTGGCTTCCGCTGCGCAGCCAGGGGCGCCAAGTGTTTGCGCAGGGAGGCCCTGCGCTGGGACGCCCTTTTGAGGGACCCAGCCTTGAGACAGCTGCTGTGA